A region from the Flavobacteriales bacterium genome encodes:
- a CDS encoding CoA transferase subunit A has protein sequence MINKVVSGPEAALEGIDDGMTLMVGGFGLCGIPENSIAALVRKGTNGLTCISNNAGVDDFGLGLLLRTRQIKKMISSYVGENDEFERQMLSGELEVDLIPQGSLAERCRAGGAGIPAFFTPAGFGTEVAEGKEVREFDGKPHILETWLRADFAIVKAWKGDHYGNLVYKRTARNFNPMMAMAGKITIAEVEHLVQPGELDPDEVHTPGIFVQRIFQGSNYEKRIEQRTVRKR, from the coding sequence ATGATCAACAAAGTGGTCAGCGGCCCCGAGGCCGCTTTGGAAGGCATCGACGATGGCATGACGCTCATGGTGGGCGGCTTCGGCCTGTGCGGGATCCCGGAGAACAGCATTGCCGCGTTGGTCCGCAAAGGCACGAATGGGCTCACATGCATCAGCAACAATGCCGGTGTGGACGACTTCGGATTGGGCCTGCTGCTCAGGACGCGGCAGATCAAGAAGATGATCAGCAGCTACGTGGGCGAGAACGATGAGTTCGAGCGCCAGATGCTGAGCGGCGAGCTGGAGGTGGATCTCATTCCGCAGGGATCGTTGGCCGAGCGTTGCCGTGCTGGCGGCGCGGGCATCCCGGCGTTCTTTACGCCTGCGGGTTTTGGAACTGAAGTGGCGGAAGGGAAGGAGGTGCGCGAGTTCGACGGCAAACCCCACATCCTGGAGACATGGCTGCGCGCCGACTTCGCCATTGTGAAGGCATGGAAGGGCGACCACTACGGCAACCTGGTGTACAAGCGCACAGCCCGCAACTTCAACCCCATGATGGCGATGGCCGGCAAGATCACCATCGCGGAAGTGGAGCATTTGGTGCAACCCGGCGAACTGGACCCTGACGAAGTGCACACGCCGGGCATCTTCGTGCAGCGCATCTTCCAAGGCAGCAACTACGAGAAGCGCATCGAGCAACGTACGGTGCGCAAGCGCTGA
- a CDS encoding PKD domain-containing protein — MTIALRSMLRMFNHHNVFVKVALCFTALLLNCVTATAQCPGCQINFGCTSNPAYPTLCPLQPPDAVSGQPYATDITFWMPANFDDPGTGFNVDFLQMTITGVSGLPFGLDIETNNPLGVYFPQQDQYGCARICGTPIGAGTFTVTISILAQVEYSGFTINAPQQFPITLVVQPGSGNNSGFSFGPSVACGSAEVQFDALIDGAPSPTTYAWDFGNGNTSTDASPSVQTYSGPGTYTVTLQTTIGGYVLDAVALNSVNDNWCGDVEEPDIFGCTGSPDLYFVLTDGGGGTYTSSSGSDSGSETWTGLGLVLSNPPYSIAFYDEDPISQDDILGTLNIPAGTTGNLPFNIAGGTVGGLDISLQPQQVFNDTDSVVVFPLPEMVLGYDTLASTICVQDTTLVSYVWFVNGDTVPLATGPCVNANAPGLWWAVGNNGFGCPGESDTVVVCPTMEITYDAGVLFVEDEFDGYAWTFNGQAIANSDQPFVFSQGDGLYVVTGTTTYGCAVIDTLQLLTIGLAEATALDSPLLFVHPVPNNGDFTVSATGLAPGELRLSVVDAAGREVHAQALGSSDGSVRERVMLVGAAPGRYAVVLGDGEGHRVSRHIVVAR; from the coding sequence ATGACCATCGCACTACGCTCGATGCTCCGCATGTTCAACCACCATAACGTTTTCGTGAAGGTGGCTCTCTGCTTCACCGCTCTATTGCTCAACTGCGTCACAGCCACCGCGCAATGCCCCGGCTGCCAGATCAACTTCGGCTGCACGAGCAATCCGGCTTATCCCACGCTGTGCCCTCTGCAACCGCCCGATGCGGTGAGCGGACAACCCTACGCCACGGACATCACCTTTTGGATGCCGGCCAACTTCGACGATCCCGGCACTGGCTTCAATGTGGACTTCCTGCAAATGACCATCACCGGAGTGAGCGGTCTGCCGTTCGGGTTGGACATTGAAACGAACAACCCGCTCGGTGTTTACTTCCCGCAGCAGGACCAATACGGCTGCGCGCGCATCTGCGGCACACCGATCGGCGCAGGCACGTTCACCGTCACCATTTCCATCCTGGCGCAGGTGGAGTACAGCGGCTTCACCATCAATGCGCCACAGCAGTTCCCCATCACACTGGTGGTGCAACCGGGCAGCGGCAACAACAGCGGGTTTTCGTTCGGACCCTCCGTGGCATGCGGCAGCGCGGAAGTGCAGTTCGACGCGCTCATCGATGGCGCGCCATCACCCACCACCTACGCATGGGATTTCGGCAATGGCAATACGAGCACCGATGCATCACCCAGCGTGCAGACCTACAGCGGTCCAGGCACGTACACCGTTACGCTGCAAACGACCATTGGTGGTTATGTGCTCGATGCCGTTGCGCTGAACAGCGTGAACGACAATTGGTGCGGAGACGTGGAAGAACCGGACATCTTCGGGTGCACGGGATCGCCCGACCTCTACTTCGTGCTCACCGATGGCGGCGGCGGCACGTACACCAGCAGCAGTGGCAGCGACAGCGGCAGCGAAACATGGACAGGACTTGGTTTGGTGCTCAGCAATCCGCCGTATTCCATCGCCTTCTACGACGAAGACCCGATCAGCCAGGACGACATCCTGGGCACCTTGAACATTCCCGCCGGAACCACGGGCAACCTGCCGTTCAATATCGCCGGGGGAACCGTGGGCGGTCTCGACATCAGCTTGCAACCGCAACAGGTGTTCAACGACACCGATAGTGTGGTGGTGTTCCCATTGCCGGAGATGGTGCTGGGCTACGACACGCTTGCCAGCACCATCTGCGTGCAAGACACCACACTCGTGAGCTATGTCTGGTTCGTGAACGGCGATACGGTTCCGCTGGCCACCGGCCCTTGTGTGAACGCGAACGCCCCGGGCTTGTGGTGGGCTGTCGGCAACAACGGCTTCGGGTGCCCGGGCGAAAGCGATACGGTGGTGGTGTGCCCGACCATGGAGATCACCTACGATGCCGGTGTGCTGTTCGTTGAGGACGAGTTCGACGGCTACGCGTGGACCTTCAACGGACAAGCAATCGCCAACAGTGATCAGCCGTTCGTGTTCTCACAAGGAGATGGTCTTTACGTAGTAACGGGAACCACAACGTATGGCTGCGCGGTTATCGACACCCTGCAACTCCTGACCATCGGGCTTGCTGAAGCAACGGCGTTGGACTCTCCGTTGCTCTTCGTTCACCCGGTCCCGAACAACGGCGACTTCACCGTTAGCGCGACAGGTCTCGCGCCGGGCGAACTCCGCCTGAGCGTTGTGGATGCCGCTGGTCGCGAAGTGCACGCCCAGGCGCTGGGGTCGTCGGATGGATCCGTTCGTGAGCGCGTGATGCTCGTTGGCGCCGCACCCGGCCGCTATGCCGTGGTGCTCGGTGACGGCGAAGGCCACCGTGTGTCGCGGCACATCGTGGTGGCCCGCTGA
- a CDS encoding CoA transferase subunit B, which produces MPLDKNQMARRIARELKDGYYVNLGIGIPTLVANYVPEGINVAFQSENGILGMGPFPFEGDEDADLINAGKQTVTLLDGAAIFDSATSFAMIRGQHVQLTVLGAMEVTDSGDIANWKIPGKMVKGMGGAMDLVASAENIIVVMMHTNKAGESKLLKQCTLPLTGVKCVKKVVTDLGVFDITPEGFKLLERAPGVSVEEIKSKTEGRVVVEGDVPEMVV; this is translated from the coding sequence ATGCCCCTTGATAAGAACCAAATGGCCAGGCGCATCGCGCGCGAACTGAAGGACGGCTACTACGTGAACCTCGGCATCGGCATACCCACGCTCGTGGCCAACTACGTTCCCGAAGGCATCAACGTGGCCTTCCAGAGCGAGAACGGGATCCTGGGCATGGGCCCCTTCCCGTTCGAGGGCGATGAAGACGCGGACCTCATCAACGCGGGCAAACAGACCGTGACACTGCTGGACGGTGCGGCGATCTTCGATAGTGCGACCAGCTTCGCCATGATCCGCGGGCAGCATGTGCAGCTCACCGTGCTCGGGGCCATGGAGGTCACGGACAGCGGTGACATCGCCAATTGGAAGATCCCCGGCAAAATGGTGAAGGGCATGGGCGGTGCCATGGACCTGGTGGCCAGCGCCGAGAACATCATCGTCGTGATGATGCACACGAACAAGGCTGGTGAGAGCAAGCTCCTCAAGCAATGCACACTGCCGCTCACCGGCGTGAAGTGCGTGAAGAAGGTGGTGACCGATCTCGGCGTGTTCGACATCACACCGGAAGGGTTCAAGTTGCTTGAGCGTGCGCCCGGTGTTTCCGTCGAAGAGATCAAGTCCAAAACAGAGGGCCGCGTGGTGGTGGAGGGCGACGTGCCGGAAATGGTGGTCTGA